A single window of uncultured Pseudodesulfovibrio sp. DNA harbors:
- a CDS encoding BON domain-containing protein has product MHRFLPIFLLLATLAFGAMASGCAVYDVAVEERNAGDWADDKTISFVIEKDFLADDQVKYLDFDAYSYEGHVYIIGEYENRAQVDQAVKIAKAVKGVRTVTTYVLPKRAHDYCGTTDSLDIYAKLKEKLISDKNIWSTNIEFEVVQCNVVMVGLLGSSNEISRAISHAKSVPGVRNVKSFLKVKR; this is encoded by the coding sequence ATGCACCGTTTTCTCCCCATATTTCTGCTGCTCGCTACGCTAGCGTTCGGCGCAATGGCTTCCGGCTGTGCCGTTTATGACGTGGCAGTAGAAGAGCGTAACGCAGGCGACTGGGCCGACGACAAAACAATTTCCTTTGTCATTGAAAAGGACTTTCTGGCCGATGACCAAGTCAAATATCTCGACTTTGACGCATACAGCTACGAAGGTCACGTCTACATTATCGGTGAATACGAAAATCGGGCTCAGGTCGATCAAGCCGTCAAAATTGCCAAGGCCGTCAAAGGTGTCCGTACTGTCACAACGTACGTTCTGCCCAAACGAGCTCATGACTACTGCGGCACAACAGACAGTCTGGATATATATGCCAAACTCAAAGAGAAGCTGATCAGCGACAAGAACATCTGGTCCACCAACATCGAATTTGAAGTGGTTCAGTGCAATGTCGTCATGGTCGGCCTACTCGGCAGCAGTAACGAAATCTCGAGAGCCATCAGCCATGCGAAGAGCGTTCCCGGCGTTCGCAACGTCAAATCGTTCCTCAA